In Pseudochaenichthys georgianus chromosome 6, fPseGeo1.2, whole genome shotgun sequence, a single window of DNA contains:
- the nap1l4a gene encoding nucleosome assembly protein 1-like 4a isoform X2 translates to MEANKGKGEQGMQIPGGQMDRPVSFHFMESMLPKVVKRRVHALKRLQVQCAHIEAKFYEEVHELERKYAALYQPMFEKRRDVVTGTVEPTDAECEWHSDREEEEELAEQVKEKASIEDAKKEEAKPEEDPKGIPEFWLTIFKSVDMLSDMLQEHDEAILKHLKDIQVKFSEPGQPMSFTLEFHFEPNGYFNNAVLTKVYKMKSEPDATEPFSFEGPEIIDCEGCQIDWHKGKDVTVKTIKKKQKHKGRGTVRTVTKQVPNDSFFNFFNPIKASPEGEMDEDSEFTLATDFEIGHFFRERIVPRAVLYFTGEALEDDESFEEEEMEEGDEEEQDDEGDDDDDDEGDTNA, encoded by the exons ATGGAAGCCAATAAAG GTAAAGGGGAACAAGGAATGCAAATTCCTGGTGGACAGATGGACAGACCTGTCAGCTTCCACTTCATGGAAAG CATGCTTCCCAAAGTAGTGAAGAGGCGAGTGCATGCCTTGAAACGGCTACAAGTGCAGTGTGCTCACATAGAGGCTAAATTCTATGAGGAAGTCCATGAGCTAGAGAGGAAGTATGCTGCCCTCTATCAGCCAATGTTTGAAAAG AGACGAGATGTTGTCACAGGAACAGTGGAGCCCACAGATGCAGAGTGCGAGTGGCACAGTgacagagaagaagaggaggagctaGCG GAGCAGGTAAAAGAAAAAGCTTCTATTGAGGATGCAAAGAAAGAGGAAGCCAAGCCAGAGGAAGACCCAAAAGGCATCCCCGAGTTCTGGCTCACCATATTCAAGAGCGTGGACATGCTCAGTGACATGCTGCAG GAACATGATGAGGCCATCCTAAAGCACTTGAAAGATATTCAAGTCAAGTTTTCTGAGCCAGGACAGCCAATG AGTTTCACATTAGAGTTCCACTTTGAGCCCAATGGCTACTTCAACAATGCCGTGCTCACTAAAGTCTACAAGATGAAGTCGGAGCCTGACGCAACAGAGCCGTTCTCATTCGAGGGGCCCGAGATCATTGACTGTGAAGG CTGTCAGATAGACTGGCACAAGGGGAAGGATGTGACTGTGAAAACTATTAAGAAGAAGCAGAAGCATAAAGGCCGCGGCACGGTTCGCACCGTTACCAAACAGGTCCCCAACGACTCTTTCTTCAACTTCTTTAACCCTATCAAAG CTTCACCAGAAGGAGAAATG GACGAAGACTCTGAGTTCACCCTAGCCACAGACTTTGAGATTGGTCATTTCTTCCGTGAGAGAATAGTTCCCAGAGCAGTGCTGTATTTCACCGGAGAGGCCCTGGAAGATGACGAGAGC tttgaagaggaggagatggaggagGGAGATGAAGAG GAGCAAGATGACGAGGGTGATGATGACGACGATGATGAGGGAGACACCAAT
- the nap1l4a gene encoding nucleosome assembly protein 1-like 4a isoform X1, with the protein MEANKGKGEQGMQIPGGQMDRPVSFHFMESMLPKVVKRRVHALKRLQVQCAHIEAKFYEEVHELERKYAALYQPMFEKRRDVVTGTVEPTDAECEWHSDREEEEELAEQVKEKASIEDAKKEEAKPEEDPKGIPEFWLTIFKSVDMLSDMLQEHDEAILKHLKDIQVKFSEPGQPMSFTLEFHFEPNGYFNNAVLTKVYKMKSEPDATEPFSFEGPEIIDCEGCQIDWHKGKDVTVKTIKKKQKHKGRGTVRTVTKQVPNDSFFNFFNPIKASPEGEMDEDSEFTLATDFEIGHFFRERIVPRAVLYFTGEALEDDESFEEEEMEEGDEEEQDDEGDDDDDDEGDTNKEQPQPAECKQQ; encoded by the exons ATGGAAGCCAATAAAG GTAAAGGGGAACAAGGAATGCAAATTCCTGGTGGACAGATGGACAGACCTGTCAGCTTCCACTTCATGGAAAG CATGCTTCCCAAAGTAGTGAAGAGGCGAGTGCATGCCTTGAAACGGCTACAAGTGCAGTGTGCTCACATAGAGGCTAAATTCTATGAGGAAGTCCATGAGCTAGAGAGGAAGTATGCTGCCCTCTATCAGCCAATGTTTGAAAAG AGACGAGATGTTGTCACAGGAACAGTGGAGCCCACAGATGCAGAGTGCGAGTGGCACAGTgacagagaagaagaggaggagctaGCG GAGCAGGTAAAAGAAAAAGCTTCTATTGAGGATGCAAAGAAAGAGGAAGCCAAGCCAGAGGAAGACCCAAAAGGCATCCCCGAGTTCTGGCTCACCATATTCAAGAGCGTGGACATGCTCAGTGACATGCTGCAG GAACATGATGAGGCCATCCTAAAGCACTTGAAAGATATTCAAGTCAAGTTTTCTGAGCCAGGACAGCCAATG AGTTTCACATTAGAGTTCCACTTTGAGCCCAATGGCTACTTCAACAATGCCGTGCTCACTAAAGTCTACAAGATGAAGTCGGAGCCTGACGCAACAGAGCCGTTCTCATTCGAGGGGCCCGAGATCATTGACTGTGAAGG CTGTCAGATAGACTGGCACAAGGGGAAGGATGTGACTGTGAAAACTATTAAGAAGAAGCAGAAGCATAAAGGCCGCGGCACGGTTCGCACCGTTACCAAACAGGTCCCCAACGACTCTTTCTTCAACTTCTTTAACCCTATCAAAG CTTCACCAGAAGGAGAAATG GACGAAGACTCTGAGTTCACCCTAGCCACAGACTTTGAGATTGGTCATTTCTTCCGTGAGAGAATAGTTCCCAGAGCAGTGCTGTATTTCACCGGAGAGGCCCTGGAAGATGACGAGAGC tttgaagaggaggagatggaggagGGAGATGAAGAG GAGCAAGATGACGAGGGTGATGATGACGACGATGATGAGGGAGACACCAAT